A stretch of Deltaproteobacteria bacterium DNA encodes these proteins:
- a CDS encoding ABC transporter substrate-binding protein: MNIANRGTRRARNLSVLLAIGMFVSVAAAYPAFAQDKPVRGGTIVGATVLEPKSLDPLFGDGGNLDHYVWRQIYESLLDITGSGEVGPGLATSWKFTEDKKSIDFTLRQGVKFHDGTAFNAEAAAVTFRRALSKELNAPRASDLSAITGVEVRGPYELRINLKAPSSAALPAIAFAGLIASPAAIEKHGQDYGRNPSGTGPFKFASWQSGSRIVLERNPNYWRNGADGKPLPYLDSVIVRFIKKSAVKVIEVKSGNVQVIDTVSARDLKTVSGDANLRLVRTGNGRHVMFAFNISKPPFDDIRLRQAVLFGLDRQTMMKVITLGRGQVTPTLIPNQNWVFDATLEKYGHDPARAKKLLAEAGHGSGLDARLDIIKREPDSTVAQLMQAQLKEAGINLTIKTVDRQSMQASLRAKNHMFGIGRFTVPGIDPAQTFGRIFGRRARIQRTGVSDEKLFDMIDNAARQTDQSVRKGLYREIQAYLVDNALYGFLFFMESSQVERTSVKNLK; the protein is encoded by the coding sequence ATGAATATTGCAAACCGGGGAACGCGACGCGCGCGTAACCTGTCCGTGCTGCTCGCCATCGGGATGTTCGTATCCGTCGCCGCGGCATACCCGGCCTTTGCCCAGGACAAGCCGGTACGAGGCGGAACGATTGTCGGCGCAACCGTACTGGAGCCGAAATCCCTTGACCCGTTGTTCGGTGACGGGGGCAATCTGGACCACTACGTCTGGCGGCAGATCTATGAGTCGCTCCTGGACATCACCGGGAGCGGCGAAGTCGGACCCGGGCTGGCGACGAGTTGGAAGTTTACCGAAGACAAGAAATCCATCGACTTCACATTGCGGCAAGGCGTGAAGTTCCATGACGGCACGGCGTTCAACGCGGAAGCCGCGGCGGTGACTTTCCGTCGCGCGCTCTCGAAGGAACTGAACGCGCCGCGGGCCTCCGACTTGTCGGCGATCACGGGGGTGGAAGTGCGCGGTCCCTACGAATTGCGGATCAATCTCAAGGCGCCGAGTTCGGCCGCGCTACCGGCCATCGCCTTCGCCGGCCTGATTGCGTCGCCCGCCGCCATCGAGAAGCACGGGCAGGATTATGGCAGGAACCCGTCCGGGACCGGCCCCTTCAAGTTCGCCAGTTGGCAATCGGGCTCCAGGATCGTCCTCGAACGCAACCCGAATTACTGGCGGAACGGCGCCGACGGAAAACCGTTGCCCTATCTCGACAGCGTCATCGTCCGGTTCATCAAGAAGAGCGCGGTGAAGGTCATCGAAGTCAAGTCCGGCAACGTCCAGGTCATCGACACGGTCTCGGCCCGGGATCTGAAGACGGTGAGCGGCGATGCCAACCTCCGGCTCGTGCGCACCGGCAATGGCCGGCACGTCATGTTCGCGTTCAACATTTCCAAGCCGCCGTTCGACGACATCCGGCTGAGACAGGCGGTCCTGTTCGGCCTCGATCGTCAAACAATGATGAAGGTCATCACCCTCGGCCGAGGGCAGGTCACCCCGACCCTGATCCCCAACCAGAACTGGGTGTTTGACGCCACTCTGGAAAAGTACGGCCATGATCCCGCGCGGGCGAAGAAGCTGCTGGCCGAGGCCGGGCACGGGAGTGGCCTTGACGCGCGACTGGACATCATCAAGCGTGAGCCCGATTCGACGGTCGCCCAACTCATGCAGGCGCAACTGAAGGAGGCCGGCATCAATCTCACGATCAAGACCGTCGACCGCCAGTCGATGCAGGCCAGCTTGCGCGCCAAGAACCACATGTTCGGCATCGGCCGCTTCACGGTCCCGGGCATCGACCCGGCCCAGACGTTCGGACGGATCTTCGGACGGCGCGCGCGCATTCAGCGGACCGGCGTGAGCGACGAGAAGCTGTTCGACATGATCGACAATGCCGCCCGG